The genomic segment tcaggtgttgtgtaaggagagtgtgtgtggacgctgttactgggaggtggagtggagcggtgCTGGTGGCGTgtccatatcagtctcatataaagacatcagcaggaaaggatGGGGTTATGAGTGTGAGTTTGGACGCAAAAATCAGTCCTGGACTCTGTACtgtgattcttcttcttcttctctctctttctggcacAACAACATTATGAatgatctcagagttccatccccctccagaataggagtgtatgtggatcacagtgcaggaactctgtccttctacagcgtctctgacacgatgaagctcctccacagagtccacaccacattcactcagcctctatacaCTGGGTTCTGGCTCTACTGGTCTCCTGgttctacagtgagattgtgtgatccagaataaaagtgtgtagtgttttctgtaaaattcctgcacgttgccacgttgttgctcagtcgtctgtttcactagaacacaatccagctgcacaaaaacactcattttaatatttaaattaaaacatatgaataattgaaaataattaaaaaggaaatgttaaaaattaactgtcagacaagaaactcgtcaaatttaaaaagaaaatgatctcatgaccttcgcattctaaagttctgtttgtttcatattaagcagcgtctcattaaataactaataaacagtaataaagccagaacagaacaacattttaaacctgTTCAGGTCACACTATATGTTAGGGTTCTCCCAGTCAgaacggtcaacttacttctcgagaccaatgccctcgtgccacccagacgtctgggggttagtcgcaaagaaagacaggaaccccaatgtagttcacatctttattcgcaagttccccattagacaagaatacagagggttattatatatgagtgttatctgtgtgtaaatgacatcactgatatctatgtgtgtgcatgaaaccttcaatcataagcaaaataatatttcagcgaTTCAATTTACGCCAAAGCgcgcgagatgtttttacgacaatgttttaaacaaagactatgtttgctctaacaaagaagtgttcttctccactggacgaaggtcaggctacacaggaacagtttaaaatcactgccatagcatatgcaatagtccaaaataataaaggatcttaaaaagctctaaaatataaagtcttaacactttgtgcagcaataaggctaatatagatctataaaattataaaactataaaactaacatgaatcacttaatgcagctttaaatccaacattaaatctaacctacacgttggatatgcagctgtgggtgtgtgtgggtgtgtctgacatcattgcagaccttgacTCCgtccagacacatctctgatcaataatacacatttcatatcaaaataagcagaatgttctgaatgggatttttaaacaatgtctagctgagacagaaggtcattttaacaaTCCCCCCCtatgataatagtatcactattatcactAGGATCATGTATgatcattatcacctcatgatcatatatgtgattacatcgagaattaggattagatgtatgcttgagttaatctttgctcttcttgacgtgtattggtgctcagagggcgggcatgcccgatcagccctcgtcccacctcaccggagcttagagaaactcgaaagctcttaatttgtcccaaatacacgctacttccttcagggtaatttgttctaaaacagtgagggaaaattaaattagaaggcatatcgacctatagtgagaacagagtcctgtaagaatacagagcttcagagcatagagacgtgtaataatagtagaaaactgcatcagatgacagacataactttcattcgtgtggtgtgtgctcgtgcagtccagttagcaaattgccagaagatgttgtctcgaagtccagctcgagcgggtaaccctgctccgagtggtcacgaaactcgtgatgaggactgtcatggttgtaatgaggatgattggtcccaaacggagcgcgagatctcttcccctctttgttcacaacgtcctgCAGGCAGCAACCCgaggattctcagtcggccaGAGGGCTGCACACAGATCacgtcaaatctgtgtagagctcagagagagagaaagagagagagaaaacagagactggatagggacacagagaaaacgttagtagcaaatttgtcattgtaacacaacttcgttatggagccttcttcgatcgcgtggcatggatccactgtggaaaaagatcagttaaaacagcagtaaaagtaatggcgactatgtctgtaGGCCCACTATAtttaggttctcccaattgtccaaatcgttttaaaagtcacaccagcaccttgtctcccacgtgaaaggggtgggtgtgt from the Neoarius graeffei isolate fNeoGra1 chromosome 2, fNeoGra1.pri, whole genome shotgun sequence genome contains:
- the LOC132868663 gene encoding tripartite motif-containing protein 16-like; the encoded protein is MNTEPVLASGRRSPTLERPNCHTSSVTVHQHLSFDGVRNSLSDLKKRLEEFCEEEFNKIPPHAAAVQIISGPQSREEFLKYFCYLTLDPNTVHHLFILSEKNRAVRWSEREQRYSDHPERFDYWPQVLCKESVCGRCYWEVEWSGAGGVSISVSYKDISRKGWGYECEFGRKNQSWTLYCDSSSSSLSFWHNNIMNDLRVPSPSRIGVYVDHSAGTLSFYSVSDTMKLLHRVHTTFTQPLYTGFWLYWSPGSTVRLCDPE